Proteins co-encoded in one SAR324 cluster bacterium genomic window:
- a CDS encoding ABC transporter ATP-binding protein: MVEAQPHNNEPAFQQTLPVYEIERLSKTYPRNNLVALTDVNLRIHQRKFVSIIGSSGCGKSTLLKIMAGMLPPTTGSVMLEGRPVLGPRPDIGMMFQQATLLPWKTTIENIVLPIEIREGRRAAKAAYTRAKELLELVGLKDFANVYPGELSGGMAQRASICRMLVADPAMLLLDEPFSALDELTRDFMNMELQRICLERGATAFLVTHSLDEAVILSNRILVMKPRPGRIVEDVQIDLPRPRNLEIINTPEFGQIVAHIRGLLGQEAYQ; encoded by the coding sequence ATGGTAGAAGCTCAACCCCACAATAATGAACCGGCGTTTCAGCAAACACTGCCGGTTTATGAGATCGAAAGACTTTCGAAGACCTACCCCCGCAATAACCTCGTCGCGCTCACGGACGTGAATCTCAGGATTCACCAACGTAAGTTCGTCTCCATCATTGGTTCTTCGGGCTGTGGAAAATCGACCTTGTTGAAGATCATGGCGGGGATGTTGCCACCAACCACGGGAAGCGTGATGCTGGAAGGTCGACCAGTATTGGGACCACGTCCTGACATAGGGATGATGTTCCAGCAGGCAACGCTCCTTCCCTGGAAAACTACTATTGAAAACATCGTTCTACCGATTGAGATCCGCGAGGGACGCCGTGCAGCCAAGGCAGCGTACACACGGGCTAAAGAACTGCTTGAATTGGTGGGACTTAAAGATTTTGCCAATGTCTATCCGGGGGAGCTTTCTGGGGGCATGGCGCAGAGAGCATCGATCTGCCGGATGCTTGTGGCTGATCCTGCGATGCTGCTCCTTGATGAACCCTTCTCAGCCCTTGATGAGCTGACAAGAGATTTTATGAACATGGAGCTGCAGCGGATTTGTCTGGAGCGAGGAGCCACAGCCTTCTTGGTGACCCACTCTCTTGATGAAGCGGTCATCCTCTCTAATCGAATTCTTGTAATGAAACCGCGCCCGGGACGCATCGTTGAGGATGTTCAAATCGACCTTCCTCGACCACGAAATCTTGAAATTATCAATACTCCTGAATTTGGACAAATTGTTGCCCACATCCGTGGGCTGCTTGGACAGGAGGCCTACCAATGA